One window of the Runella slithyformis DSM 19594 genome contains the following:
- a CDS encoding sulfatase family protein, which produces MKHSFFSLMVVCVTLVAFCLPQYGPAHAPIPTKTRPNILWITCEDMSFHLGAYGNKLVKTPNLDRLSAEGVRYTNAFATAGVCAPSRSSIITGMYQQSIGTQNMRTLAASAAALDAYPPGFKSYSAVLPEEVKCFPEYLRAAGYYCTNNSKEDYQFEAPPTVWDESSNKAHWRNRTDKTQPFFAVFNFTVTHESQVWVRAKEPLLVKPEEVTLPPYYPDVPEVRLDIARHLSNAMVMDEQAGKILDQLREDGLDQNTIVFFYSDHGDGLPFVKREIYDRGLRVPFIVKNPFEKTKKGIVDNQFISFVDLAPTVLSLTGLPIPSHLQGQAFLGKQKASVPRRYTFAARDRMDSEYDRVRTVRDRRYRYVRNYMPEKPYYQNIRYRLQQPSMRAILALKEQGKLNQAQRLWFRPAKPKEELYDCQKDPYELTNLAEDPDYQDRLRELSKVYEEWIQKVGDKAAEPEMVMVRQWWSGKEQAPITETPQIQSDFSKITLSCATKGASIGYKQRWKDPSWKVYTQPITASAVDSLYVVAHRIGYGRSPVAVLKR; this is translated from the coding sequence ATGAAGCACTCCTTTTTTTCTCTGATGGTTGTGTGTGTGACATTGGTTGCTTTTTGTCTTCCGCAGTACGGTCCGGCTCATGCACCTATACCAACGAAAACACGGCCCAATATCTTATGGATCACCTGCGAAGACATGAGTTTTCACTTGGGGGCCTACGGAAACAAACTCGTAAAGACGCCCAATCTCGACCGCCTGTCGGCCGAAGGGGTTCGATACACCAATGCCTTTGCCACCGCCGGCGTATGCGCTCCGAGCCGTTCGTCCATTATTACGGGCATGTATCAGCAGTCGATCGGCACCCAAAACATGCGCACCCTGGCGGCCTCAGCGGCGGCGCTTGATGCCTATCCTCCCGGCTTCAAAAGCTATTCGGCCGTTTTGCCCGAGGAGGTTAAATGTTTTCCGGAATACCTGCGGGCGGCGGGCTATTATTGTACCAACAATTCCAAAGAAGATTATCAATTTGAAGCCCCGCCCACGGTGTGGGATGAAAGCAGCAACAAAGCGCATTGGCGCAACAGAACGGATAAAACACAGCCCTTTTTTGCCGTTTTTAATTTTACGGTTACGCATGAATCGCAGGTATGGGTGCGGGCCAAAGAACCGTTGTTGGTAAAACCTGAAGAGGTGACGTTGCCGCCGTATTACCCCGATGTTCCGGAAGTACGCCTGGACATAGCCCGGCATTTATCCAACGCGATGGTCATGGATGAGCAGGCAGGAAAGATACTTGATCAGCTTCGGGAAGATGGGCTTGATCAAAACACCATCGTTTTCTTTTATTCTGACCACGGCGATGGCTTGCCTTTTGTTAAAAGAGAAATTTATGACCGTGGCCTGCGGGTGCCGTTCATTGTAAAAAATCCTTTCGAGAAAACGAAAAAAGGCATTGTGGACAATCAGTTCATCAGTTTTGTCGACCTGGCACCCACTGTTTTATCGCTTACCGGGCTGCCGATTCCCTCCCATTTGCAGGGGCAGGCGTTTTTGGGAAAGCAAAAGGCGTCTGTTCCGCGCAGGTATACCTTTGCGGCCCGTGACCGCATGGATTCAGAATACGACCGCGTACGGACCGTGCGCGACAGGCGATACCGTTATGTTCGCAACTATATGCCCGAAAAACCCTATTATCAAAACATCCGGTACCGACTTCAGCAGCCTTCCATGCGGGCGATTTTGGCGTTGAAAGAGCAGGGTAAATTGAATCAGGCCCAGCGCTTATGGTTCAGGCCTGCAAAACCCAAAGAGGAATTATACGATTGCCAAAAAGACCCTTACGAGTTAACAAACCTTGCAGAAGACCCTGATTATCAGGATAGACTCAGAGAGTTGAGCAAGGTTTATGAAGAATGGATACAAAAAGTCGGTGATAAAGCCGCTGAACCCGAAATGGTGATGGTACGCCAATGGTGGAGCGGGAAAGAGCAGGCGCCCATCACGGAAACGCCCCAAATACAGTCTGATTTTTCTAAAATTACTTTATCTTGCGCCACCAAAGGAGCCTCGATCGGCTACAAACAACGTTGGAAAGACCCAAGCTGGAAAGTCTATACTCAACCGATAACGGCCTCTGCGGTCGATTCATTGTATGTGGTGGCGCATCGGATCGGCTACGGGCGCAGCCCCGTCGCGGTGCTGAAACGATAG
- a CDS encoding putative LPS assembly protein LptD, with translation MAVSLLWLTFMGVGFKAFSQVLAPKRLSTPIFLDSIKRAVPVIPKVIPAIGLNADSTQIDSLQDDSDLKSTVQYSAQDSTVMDPGGQEVHLYGKANVTYGAIILDADYIRLNWKTNEVFARGTYDSTTTKWIGQPIFQDNGEKYDTKELRYNFKSKKGFIKGIVTQQGDGNIRGTTVKKDEENNMYVRGSMYTTCNLEHPHFFIAAKKIKVIPEKQVISGPFHLVIADVPLPVGLPFGFFPVPKKKEIGTSGIIMPQYGEEPNGRGYYLRDGGYYWAISEKINLNFTGQIYSKGSWGVGLASVYAQKYRYSGSFSARFNRNLQGNEIKVLNRPRNDFSLTWSHSPVPRGTSSFGASVNIGSNSYNQFNETNTTRYIQNVASSSVQYSKQFGQFARMGSSIRVNQRFPDRSKQKIDSLGRVTNTDPGSLDAGVDFNFGINQIAPFALKGGTGAWYESFRLGMDFNGGISANNNIVYTDTSTVRLGFKLFNPPVAITPESGTSTTYALNAQTLPEFIKNGQLTGRFSVPISLPNIKLFRYINITPGISLSGETFTKKFKYTYMGENKVKVDTLQGFYFANNVSFSASMNTRIYGTFFVRGKRVEAIRHTLIPSASFSYVPDQSNLYEKTMVNERGDVRYLNRYRTIGGNLTTSGTSAAGISWSLNNLFEAKVRPKSDSTGKQFEKKSILDNLSLNGSYNLLADSLKMSDISLNANAQLFKNLNFNFSANMDPYAYVKDPLYGTVGRKINRWAFSEKQGLARINNINFALSTRLAPKGSDKPKKSNTPNTEEQQRMINANPDAYVDFNIPWTVNVGYNFGYSRQGLSKAITIQTLTLQGDFSLTPKWKFTYSTGLDVVAKAPSITNIGITRDLHCWEMTFNWTPFAGSGIRVNNYSFEIRAKSALLRDLKLSRRRSFQDRGSF, from the coding sequence GTGGCTGTAAGCCTTCTGTGGCTAACCTTTATGGGGGTTGGCTTTAAGGCATTTTCACAGGTATTGGCTCCAAAACGACTGAGCACACCCATTTTTTTGGACTCCATCAAAAGAGCCGTCCCGGTGATTCCCAAGGTCATTCCCGCCATCGGTTTGAACGCCGACAGTACCCAAATCGATTCTCTCCAAGACGACAGTGACCTGAAAAGTACCGTACAGTACAGCGCGCAGGATTCAACCGTCATGGACCCCGGAGGACAGGAAGTACATCTCTACGGCAAGGCAAACGTTACCTACGGAGCCATTATTCTGGATGCGGACTACATTCGTCTCAACTGGAAAACCAACGAGGTTTTTGCCCGGGGCACCTACGACAGCACAACTACTAAGTGGATAGGGCAACCTATCTTTCAGGACAATGGCGAGAAATACGACACCAAAGAGCTGCGCTATAATTTCAAAAGTAAAAAAGGGTTCATCAAGGGGATTGTCACCCAGCAAGGCGACGGAAACATTCGCGGTACAACGGTCAAAAAGGACGAAGAAAATAACATGTATGTGCGGGGGTCCATGTATACCACCTGCAACTTAGAGCACCCTCACTTTTTTATTGCCGCCAAAAAAATCAAGGTCATTCCCGAAAAACAGGTTATTTCCGGTCCTTTTCATTTGGTCATTGCCGATGTACCGTTGCCCGTTGGTTTGCCGTTCGGCTTTTTCCCCGTTCCGAAGAAAAAAGAGATCGGCACCTCCGGCATCATCATGCCTCAATACGGTGAAGAACCCAACGGCCGGGGCTACTACCTGCGTGACGGCGGTTATTACTGGGCCATTAGTGAGAAGATCAACCTGAACTTTACGGGACAAATCTACTCCAAAGGAAGCTGGGGCGTGGGACTCGCCTCCGTATACGCCCAAAAATACCGCTACAGCGGCAGTTTCAGTGCACGCTTTAACCGTAATTTGCAGGGCAATGAAATTAAAGTACTGAACCGCCCCCGCAATGACTTCAGTTTGACGTGGAGCCACTCCCCCGTACCCCGGGGTACATCAAGTTTTGGAGCATCGGTCAATATCGGGAGCAACAGCTACAACCAATTCAACGAAACCAACACCACGCGCTATATCCAAAATGTAGCCAGCTCTTCGGTTCAGTACAGCAAGCAGTTTGGGCAGTTTGCCCGCATGGGTAGCAGTATACGGGTCAACCAGCGTTTTCCCGACCGCTCAAAACAAAAAATAGACAGTCTGGGCCGAGTGACCAATACCGATCCCGGCTCATTGGATGCCGGTGTAGATTTCAACTTTGGGATTAATCAAATTGCTCCTTTTGCGCTTAAAGGCGGAACCGGGGCCTGGTACGAAAGCTTCCGTCTGGGAATGGATTTTAACGGAGGAATCAGCGCTAATAATAACATTGTCTATACTGACACCTCTACGGTACGTCTGGGCTTTAAACTGTTTAATCCTCCGGTGGCCATCACTCCCGAATCAGGTACGTCCACTACCTATGCGCTCAACGCCCAAACGTTACCGGAGTTTATTAAAAACGGTCAGTTGACCGGACGTTTCTCCGTACCGATCTCACTGCCCAACATCAAACTTTTCCGATATATAAACATCACCCCGGGGATTTCGCTGTCGGGCGAGACGTTCACCAAGAAATTTAAGTACACCTACATGGGGGAAAACAAAGTCAAGGTAGATACGCTGCAAGGCTTCTATTTTGCCAACAATGTTTCGTTCAGCGCGAGCATGAACACGCGGATCTACGGTACTTTTTTTGTGCGCGGCAAGCGCGTGGAGGCTATTCGCCATACGCTGATTCCTTCTGCCAGTTTCAGCTATGTGCCGGACCAATCCAATCTTTATGAAAAAACCATGGTGAATGAACGCGGCGATGTTCGCTACCTCAACCGCTACCGTACCATTGGCGGAAACTTAACTACCTCAGGCACATCTGCGGCGGGTATCTCTTGGAGTCTGAATAACCTGTTTGAAGCCAAAGTGCGTCCCAAATCGGATTCAACCGGCAAGCAATTCGAGAAAAAATCCATTCTCGACAACCTCAGCTTAAACGGTTCCTACAATCTGCTGGCTGATTCACTGAAAATGTCAGACATCAGTCTTAACGCCAATGCCCAGCTTTTTAAGAATTTGAACTTCAACTTCTCTGCCAACATGGACCCGTACGCCTACGTCAAAGACCCTTTGTACGGTACCGTAGGACGAAAGATAAATCGTTGGGCGTTTTCTGAGAAACAGGGTCTGGCCCGAATCAATAACATCAACTTTGCCCTCAGTACCCGTTTGGCACCCAAAGGATCCGATAAACCCAAGAAATCCAATACGCCCAATACCGAAGAACAACAACGAATGATCAATGCCAATCCGGATGCCTACGTAGATTTCAATATTCCGTGGACAGTCAATGTGGGGTATAACTTCGGATATTCACGCCAAGGGCTCTCTAAAGCTATAACCATTCAAACACTCACATTGCAGGGAGATTTCAGCCTTACTCCAAAGTGGAAATTCACGTACTCTACGGGGTTGGACGTTGTGGCGAAGGCTCCCTCCATTACCAATATCGGTATCACACGTGATCTGCACTGCTGGGAAATGACCTTTAACTGGACGCCTTTTGCCGGCTCAGGCATTCGCGTAAACAACTACTCTTTTGAGATTCGTGCTAAATCAGCGCTGCTGCGCGACCTGAAACTCTCCCGTCGCCGCTCTTTCCAAGACCGAGGCAGCTTCTGA
- a CDS encoding type 1 glutamine amidotransferase: MERIKIAVLDMYDGHANEGMRCIKTLVENFLAQEGIKGSYDIFDVRQKGEVPDLSYDIFISSGGPGNPLPVGEAWEKPFFRLLDAIWQHNRQPHHPRKKHLMLICHSYQMACLHWSVGLVCKRRSTSFGIFPMHKTHFGLKEPLFDRLPDPFFSVDSRDYQVIEPDYQELERIGAKVLCIEKERPHVAHLERAVMAVRFSREIFGTQFHPEADGEGMLRHFQKEEKKTLIIKNYGETKYNDMVYSLQDPDKIMRTEATIIPTFLQRAAEHLVGAQLV, encoded by the coding sequence ATGGAGCGGATTAAGATTGCCGTTTTGGATATGTACGACGGTCACGCCAATGAAGGAATGCGCTGCATTAAAACATTGGTGGAAAACTTTCTGGCACAGGAAGGAATCAAGGGCAGTTATGACATTTTTGATGTTCGTCAAAAAGGCGAAGTTCCTGATCTGAGTTATGATATCTTTATTTCGTCGGGCGGTCCGGGAAATCCGCTGCCGGTGGGCGAAGCCTGGGAAAAACCCTTTTTTAGGCTGTTGGATGCTATTTGGCAGCACAACCGCCAGCCCCATCATCCGCGCAAAAAGCACCTGATGCTCATCTGTCATTCCTACCAAATGGCGTGTTTGCACTGGAGCGTTGGCTTGGTCTGTAAACGTCGCTCTACTTCTTTCGGGATTTTTCCGATGCATAAAACCCATTTTGGGTTAAAAGAGCCGCTTTTCGACCGGTTACCTGATCCGTTTTTTTCCGTTGACTCGCGCGATTATCAGGTAATAGAGCCTGATTATCAAGAGCTTGAGCGGATTGGGGCCAAAGTGCTTTGCATCGAAAAAGAGCGTCCGCACGTGGCGCACTTGGAGCGGGCTGTCATGGCGGTGCGTTTTTCGCGGGAGATCTTCGGCACGCAATTTCACCCTGAAGCCGACGGTGAAGGGATGCTGAGACATTTTCAAAAAGAAGAAAAGAAAACCCTGATCATTAAAAATTACGGTGAAACCAAGTACAACGACATGGTCTATTCTTTACAGGATCCCGACAAGATCATGCGCACCGAAGCCACCATCATTCCCACGTTTCTTCAGCGGGCGGCGGAGCACTTAGTGGGGGCGCAGTTGGTATAA
- a CDS encoding Gfo/Idh/MocA family protein: MSKTKVAVVGLGFIGPAHIEALRRLPDVEVVGIADFSAEIAQARAQSLGIPKAYDSFDALLKDDSIESVHICTPNFLHYEQSKKALLAGKNVICEKPLATNTEEAEELVELADKLGLVNAVHFNLRYYPLIRQMKTMREKGELGEVYSVQGSYLQDWLFLPTDYNWRLEPSQSGDSRAVADIGSHLFDLIEYITGLHITEVMADFNTVHKTRMKPKKAIATYSGKLLQAEDYEEVPITTEDYASILYRFENGNKGVATVSQVAAGRKNRATLEISGSNQTYNWCSEAPNEMWIGRREGYNQSLIRDPALVHEEVRPLLTFPGGHNEGFPDTSKQLFKEVYAAIRNGRPEKPTYPTFADGLRELKLCDKIVQSSREQRWVQV; encoded by the coding sequence ATGTCAAAAACCAAAGTAGCCGTTGTAGGGCTTGGCTTTATCGGCCCCGCACACATCGAAGCACTTCGCCGCCTGCCGGATGTAGAAGTGGTCGGAATTGCTGATTTTTCGGCCGAGATCGCTCAGGCACGTGCTCAGTCGTTGGGTATTCCTAAAGCATACGATTCATTTGATGCACTCCTGAAAGACGATTCCATCGAGAGCGTTCATATCTGTACGCCCAACTTCCTGCACTATGAGCAATCGAAAAAGGCATTGTTAGCGGGCAAAAACGTAATTTGTGAAAAACCCCTGGCGACCAACACCGAAGAAGCCGAAGAGCTGGTTGAGCTGGCCGACAAACTGGGCTTGGTCAATGCCGTTCACTTCAATTTGCGCTATTATCCGCTCATCCGTCAGATGAAAACCATGCGCGAAAAAGGCGAATTGGGTGAGGTCTATTCCGTACAGGGAAGCTACCTTCAGGATTGGCTTTTTCTGCCTACCGACTACAATTGGCGTCTTGAGCCTTCACAATCGGGAGATTCGCGGGCCGTGGCTGACATCGGTTCTCACCTGTTTGATCTGATCGAATACATCACGGGCCTTCATATTACGGAAGTAATGGCCGACTTTAACACCGTCCACAAAACGCGGATGAAGCCCAAAAAAGCCATTGCGACCTATTCTGGCAAATTGCTACAGGCGGAAGATTACGAAGAAGTACCCATCACGACCGAAGATTATGCGTCGATCCTGTACCGTTTTGAAAACGGTAACAAAGGCGTAGCTACTGTCAGTCAGGTAGCTGCCGGACGTAAAAACCGCGCTACGCTCGAAATCAGCGGCTCCAACCAAACCTACAACTGGTGCTCGGAAGCGCCCAACGAAATGTGGATCGGGCGTCGCGAAGGCTACAACCAATCGCTGATCCGTGACCCGGCGCTGGTACACGAAGAAGTGCGCCCGCTGCTCACCTTTCCGGGCGGTCACAACGAAGGTTTTCCGGATACCTCAAAGCAATTATTCAAAGAAGTATACGCCGCCATTCGCAACGGCCGGCCCGAAAAACCAACGTATCCGACCTTTGCCGATGGGTTGCGCGAGTTGAAGTTGTGCGATAAGATCGTGCAAAGCAGCCGCGAACAACGTTGGGTACAAGTATAG
- a CDS encoding 3-coathanger stack domain-containing protein, whose translation MNRFILLSGILLFAFFYPLGAAYAQHLVAWELSSLSGVTSGAVHSSTNADGISRGILSRGAGINATSITAAYSSNGWYSTTAPTTLANAVANNDYYQFTVPIEAGMTADITGIQAYFQASGTGPGSVTLRSSVDGFMADLGTVSIPTASVLRTFTVSLSGLTGTVTFRLYGYGNSAGGTNPGAGGTLRIGSSPTASADDLTVMGNVDYDGITPFITSTPSALTGFSTVLGMPSSVQSYMVSGRSLSDALVMTTQNETIEISTSESGPFGKLIALAPSAGEVTATVVYVRLTGVGTGVFSNEFIEHSSTGALPRTVAVSGTVNDPNTVTAIGAARAQPVNTPVTVGGRITAQLGGLVYVQDATGGIPVFSSALARAVSVGDSVRVTGTRQDFNGQKQLGGVVIFTKYEVPSFVPTPVIITPDQFPAFEGRLVKVENEAFRPDYTEMSPQYLYDTAFVFIADNNYQLRGEAVSHQLRVSFFTDIAGSYVPDNTFSVIGVVGVFNSTYQLFPRSRNDFIPALVPYVNGAGNSLPADSTLDIVSWNIEWFGNGAPGNGPSDEAGQFSNVLKVLRTANADIYVVQEVSDIKDFHRLRDSLSVNGYTGSCSKYTSNLLNGQTTTINVVGQTVSCPSCAGHPMPIVTYHSDSTFQRSCIIYKSALVTLVSEQPLLRLTPVPSPYDYPSDWDNFWASGRYPYLWVVDAAIGGITKRLHLVGIHAKANTAPLQESYERRKYDVKVLRDSLNVQYATANIVLLGDYNDDVDVTVANVSSTESTYKTIVEDVSRFRTVTTRLSDMNFRSYLTRRNVIDHISVSNELFDNYVDGSGDLLLPFKYISNYGSSTSDHLPVIARFRLRDCPVSHNFVERIISNPVNYKTSLEITSSALLKSNANVAYEAGRAVLLKPGFHTETGTVFRASIEGCSEN comes from the coding sequence ATGAATAGATTTATTTTGCTTTCGGGCATACTTCTTTTTGCCTTTTTTTACCCCTTAGGGGCCGCTTACGCCCAACATTTAGTGGCGTGGGAGCTTTCGTCGTTATCGGGTGTTACTTCAGGGGCTGTTCATTCGAGTACAAATGCCGACGGCATAAGTAGGGGTATATTGAGCCGTGGAGCGGGTATCAATGCCACTTCCATCACGGCAGCTTATAGCTCAAACGGCTGGTATTCCACTACGGCCCCCACTACCTTAGCCAATGCCGTAGCCAATAACGATTATTACCAATTTACGGTCCCGATCGAAGCGGGGATGACGGCCGACATTACCGGTATTCAAGCCTACTTTCAAGCATCGGGCACCGGTCCGGGCTCGGTCACGCTGCGAAGCAGTGTTGACGGATTTATGGCTGATTTGGGGACGGTTTCGATCCCTACGGCGAGCGTACTGCGCACGTTTACGGTTTCTTTATCGGGGCTGACCGGAACGGTCACGTTCAGGTTGTATGGATACGGGAATTCGGCCGGAGGCACAAACCCCGGGGCAGGCGGGACGCTTCGCATCGGCTCTTCACCCACGGCGTCGGCCGATGATTTGACGGTAATGGGTAATGTTGACTATGATGGCATTACCCCTTTTATCACTTCGACGCCTTCGGCACTGACCGGTTTTTCTACCGTGTTGGGAATGCCTTCCTCCGTTCAATCCTACATGGTTTCGGGGAGAAGCCTTTCTGATGCTTTAGTGATGACAACTCAAAATGAAACTATTGAAATAAGTACTTCTGAATCAGGACCCTTCGGTAAGCTGATTGCTTTAGCACCTTCGGCAGGGGAGGTGACCGCTACGGTGGTCTATGTGCGTTTGACGGGAGTTGGCACCGGGGTGTTCAGCAATGAGTTTATTGAGCATTCTTCAACGGGAGCCCTACCGCGTACAGTGGCCGTAAGCGGTACCGTAAATGATCCTAATACGGTGACAGCGATTGGTGCCGCCCGGGCGCAGCCGGTCAATACACCCGTAACGGTTGGCGGACGTATTACGGCACAGTTGGGAGGCTTGGTGTATGTACAGGATGCCACCGGAGGGATCCCGGTATTCAGTTCCGCTTTGGCAAGGGCGGTGTCGGTCGGTGATTCTGTCAGGGTGACGGGTACACGTCAGGATTTCAACGGTCAGAAACAGTTGGGCGGTGTGGTAATCTTTACAAAATATGAAGTGCCGTCGTTTGTACCGACTCCCGTTATTATTACACCCGATCAATTTCCGGCTTTTGAGGGGCGGCTGGTGAAGGTTGAAAATGAAGCATTTCGGCCTGATTATACCGAAATGAGCCCGCAGTATTTGTACGATACGGCTTTTGTGTTTATTGCCGACAACAATTATCAGTTGCGCGGCGAAGCGGTCTCCCATCAATTGCGCGTCAGTTTCTTTACCGATATTGCCGGTAGTTATGTGCCCGATAATACATTTTCGGTCATCGGCGTGGTGGGCGTTTTTAATAGCACGTACCAGTTGTTTCCCCGTTCTCGAAATGATTTTATTCCTGCGTTGGTTCCGTATGTCAATGGTGCCGGAAACTCATTGCCGGCTGATTCTACGCTGGATATTGTTTCCTGGAATATTGAATGGTTTGGCAACGGTGCTCCCGGCAACGGACCTTCTGACGAAGCCGGACAATTCAGTAATGTACTCAAGGTGTTACGGACAGCAAATGCAGATATTTACGTCGTACAGGAAGTTTCTGACATTAAAGACTTTCATCGGCTTCGCGATAGTCTCTCGGTCAACGGTTACACCGGTTCCTGTTCCAAATACACTTCTAACCTCTTAAACGGTCAGACCACGACCATTAATGTTGTTGGTCAGACGGTTTCCTGCCCTTCCTGCGCGGGTCATCCCATGCCCATCGTGACGTACCATTCCGACAGTACCTTTCAGCGATCCTGCATCATTTATAAATCGGCGCTTGTTACGCTTGTCTCTGAGCAGCCATTGCTGCGCCTTACACCGGTGCCGTCTCCCTATGATTACCCGAGTGATTGGGATAACTTTTGGGCTTCGGGGCGTTACCCGTATTTGTGGGTTGTCGATGCCGCGATTGGTGGTATCACAAAGCGATTGCATCTGGTGGGCATTCATGCCAAGGCCAATACGGCTCCTTTACAGGAAAGTTATGAGCGTCGGAAGTACGATGTAAAAGTGCTGAGAGATTCCCTCAATGTGCAGTATGCCACCGCCAATATTGTGCTGTTGGGCGATTACAATGACGATGTAGACGTCACCGTGGCAAATGTTTCTTCCACAGAATCGACTTACAAAACCATTGTAGAGGACGTATCGAGGTTTAGAACTGTGACAACCCGCTTGAGTGACATGAATTTCAGAAGCTACCTGACACGGCGCAACGTCATTGATCATATAAGCGTTTCCAACGAACTTTTTGATAATTATGTAGATGGAAGCGGTGATTTACTGCTTCCTTTTAAATACATCAGCAATTATGGAAGCAGTACGTCAGACCACCTGCCGGTCATTGCGCGCTTTCGGCTGCGGGATTGTCCCGTCTCACACAATTTTGTTGAGCGCATTATCAGCAATCCTGTCAATTATAAAACAAGCCTGGAAATAACCTCTTCGGCGCTCCTAAAGAGCAATGCCAATGTAGCCTATGAGGCAGGTCGAGCCGTGTTGCTGAAGCCGGGTTTTCACACCGAGACAGGAACCGTATTTCGGGCATCTATTGAAGGTTGTTCTGAAAATTAA
- a CDS encoding T9SS type A sorting domain-containing protein — MKNICTVLIILLPYLGKAQQTLVETFGTVSATTTIAAHEAAGNFDLDDLTYSGTSSIRNTSSSSGYSGASGGANVFFPGNINATLTVQRFSPNLSCAGVNATTITVGLRKEDIGENGNNFTFQYSTDGGSTWSVSVGVSPLLPVGTGTTGWYLRSWNTPGNANAFRFQNTSSLSTFRIDDLVITNNNAGCSLPVRLISFKSEAQATGIELSWQTGEEIGNSHFDIERSTDAQHFESIGRVSGKGNSSVKQVYSFFDASPKNGPNYYRLKQIDFDGKFEYSRIVSAAFIGTGIFKVYPNPVSSMLRIELPGETEIGSAFLYDLTGCRVKEFSTAALKLEGIDNGIYFLQVQTKDGRIFRERILKMN; from the coding sequence ATGAAAAACATATGTACCGTATTAATAATCTTACTTCCCTATCTGGGAAAAGCTCAACAAACACTCGTCGAAACCTTCGGAACGGTATCTGCAACAACAACAATTGCGGCTCATGAAGCGGCGGGCAATTTTGATTTGGATGATTTGACGTATTCCGGCACCTCCAGTATAAGAAATACAAGTTCTTCTTCAGGGTATTCCGGAGCATCGGGGGGAGCTAATGTTTTTTTTCCGGGTAACATCAATGCTACTCTTACAGTGCAGCGTTTTTCCCCAAATTTATCCTGTGCCGGTGTTAACGCAACAACCATAACTGTTGGTTTACGTAAAGAGGACATTGGTGAAAATGGAAATAATTTTACATTTCAATACAGCACAGATGGTGGAAGTACTTGGAGTGTTTCTGTAGGGGTATCCCCTTTGCTACCTGTCGGTACGGGTACAACAGGGTGGTATTTAAGGTCTTGGAACACGCCGGGAAATGCCAATGCATTTCGTTTCCAAAATACCTCCTCTTTAAGCACTTTTAGGATAGACGATCTTGTAATTACAAATAATAATGCCGGCTGCAGCCTCCCCGTACGACTTATATCTTTCAAATCAGAGGCCCAAGCAACGGGCATTGAATTGTCGTGGCAAACGGGTGAAGAAATCGGGAACAGCCATTTTGACATTGAAAGAAGCACTGATGCACAGCATTTTGAGAGCATTGGGCGGGTAAGCGGAAAAGGGAACAGCAGCGTAAAGCAGGTATATTCTTTTTTTGACGCGTCCCCCAAAAATGGCCCTAACTATTACCGGTTAAAGCAAATTGACTTTGACGGCAAATTTGAGTACAGTCGAATTGTATCGGCAGCTTTTATCGGCACGGGCATTTTTAAAGTCTATCCTAACCCCGTCTCATCAATGCTGAGGATTGAACTTCCCGGTGAAACTGAAATTGGATCCGCTTTTCTATACGATTTGACGGGGTGTAGGGTAAAGGAATTTTCGACCGCTGCACTCAAACTGGAGGGGATTGATAACGGGATTTATTTTCTTCAGGTGCAGACAAAAGATGGACGTATTTTTCGGGAACGAATCCTGAAAATGAACTGA